The Streptomyces sp. NBC_01142 genome has a window encoding:
- a CDS encoding ABC transporter ATP-binding protein, protein MRIDIEDLHVAYGGRTVVAGAHLLAAEGEITGLVGPNGSGKSTLLRTVYRHLRPITGRVLLSGTDLRELTPVQTARHVAPLPQERGGDFELTVREVVAMGRTPYKRAFTGEDATGRDTIARALIEVGMDGRANRRFTELSGGERQRVLLARAFAQNPDVLVLDEPTNHLDVRHQVELLALLRARRRTTLVSLHDLNAAASVCDRLHVLHGGTVVASGPPRQVLTPALLAEVFGVRAAVVDHPLTGDPLIAFDHRAPADGVVGEDLAAAAEA, encoded by the coding sequence TTGAGGATCGACATCGAAGACCTGCACGTCGCGTACGGTGGCCGTACGGTCGTGGCGGGGGCGCATCTGCTCGCGGCCGAGGGCGAGATCACGGGCCTGGTCGGGCCGAACGGCAGCGGCAAGTCCACACTCCTGCGCACGGTCTACCGGCATCTGCGACCCATCACGGGCCGAGTGCTGCTGTCCGGCACCGACCTTCGCGAGCTCACCCCCGTTCAGACGGCTCGCCACGTGGCCCCACTGCCGCAGGAGCGGGGCGGCGACTTCGAGCTGACCGTGCGCGAGGTCGTCGCGATGGGCCGCACCCCCTACAAGCGGGCGTTCACGGGGGAGGACGCGACCGGCCGCGACACGATCGCGCGGGCCCTCATCGAGGTCGGCATGGACGGCCGGGCCAACCGCCGGTTCACGGAGCTGTCCGGCGGTGAACGCCAACGCGTCCTGCTGGCCCGCGCCTTCGCCCAGAACCCGGACGTCCTGGTCCTGGACGAGCCGACCAACCACCTCGACGTACGACACCAGGTGGAGTTGCTCGCCCTGCTGCGCGCCCGGCGCCGCACGACCCTGGTGTCGTTGCACGACCTCAACGCGGCCGCCTCCGTCTGCGACCGGCTGCACGTTCTGCACGGTGGCACCGTGGTTGCCTCCGGCCCGCCGCGGCAGGTGCTCACCCCTGCCCTGCTGGCCGAGGTGTTCGGCGTGCGCGCAGCAGTGGTGGACCACCCGCTGACCGGCGATCCGCTGATCGCCTTCGACCACCGGGCCCCGGCGGACGGGGTGGTGGGAGAGGACCTGGCCGCGGCGGCGGAAGCGTGA
- a CDS encoding heavy-metal-associated domain-containing protein gives MAQKRYNVTGMSCEHCAASITEEVSDVPGVSEVVVDLAANAVTVRGADLDDELVRAAIVEAGYGVGEPTAA, from the coding sequence ATGGCCCAGAAGCGCTACAACGTCACGGGAATGAGCTGCGAGCACTGCGCGGCGAGCATCACCGAAGAGGTCTCCGACGTGCCCGGTGTCAGCGAGGTCGTCGTCGACCTCGCCGCGAACGCCGTCACCGTGCGCGGCGCCGACCTGGACGACGAACTGGTGCGGGCCGCCATCGTCGAGGCCGGGTACGGCGTCGGCGAGCCGACGGCGGCCTGA
- a CDS encoding S26 family signal peptidase, producing MARRRYWAVSATALSLAGVAVLLRYTVVRVTVRGSSMAPVCEAGARVLVHRGGRIAVGRVVVLECPVPAVSRHLPSVHRAASSRAVAARRWIIKRVGRSPATQPAGPRAGPGPSADHMVPPGRLVLLGDNPMNSDDSRQAGYFPVERVLGTVVGHQA from the coding sequence GTGGCGCGCCGTAGGTACTGGGCCGTGTCCGCCACCGCGCTCAGCCTGGCGGGCGTCGCCGTGCTGCTGCGGTACACGGTGGTCCGGGTAACCGTGCGCGGCAGCAGCATGGCACCGGTGTGCGAGGCCGGTGCCCGGGTCCTCGTACACCGCGGCGGCCGGATCGCGGTGGGGCGGGTGGTCGTGCTGGAGTGCCCCGTGCCGGCCGTGAGCCGGCACCTGCCGTCGGTGCACCGCGCCGCCTCGTCCCGCGCGGTGGCGGCCCGGCGGTGGATCATCAAACGCGTGGGGCGGTCCCCGGCGACCCAGCCCGCTGGACCGCGTGCCGGCCCTGGACCGTCAGCGGACCACATGGTGCCGCCTGGTCGACTCGTCCTCCTCGGCGACAATCCGATGAACAGTGACGACTCGCGCCAGGCGGGCTACTTCCCGGTGGAACGGGTGCTGGGCACGGTGGTCGGGCACCAAGCTTGA
- a CDS encoding AI-2E family transporter: MSPTLSSTRTRAALHASARVSVELLLVLVMAAVALWVLGRMWSVVWPLIVGLFLTTLTWPLARFLRRHGWRPALAASVVTVLFLLVATGIVALIAVPVAAESGELTDGVVEGIHKVREWAAGPPLNIGDDQITGAFDAAVARMQNSVGSMVTTVVTGVSTVVNGVVTAVLALFLMFFFLKDGPRFLPWLSRQLPGRLATDVPIVAARGWDTLSAFVRSQAFVGLLDAVLIGLGLWVLGVPLVLPLAVLTFVSAFVPIVGALFAGLVAVLIALVSNGLTDALIVLAIIVVVQQLEGNVFQPMIQSRGLGLHAAVVLLAVTLGGSLAGVVGSLLAVPVAALIAVVWNYLREQLSDPPQEPETDESHTAAAVPS, encoded by the coding sequence ATGTCTCCCACGTTGAGTTCCACGAGAACCCGCGCCGCCCTCCACGCATCGGCGCGTGTCTCCGTTGAGTTGCTGCTGGTCCTCGTGATGGCTGCGGTGGCCCTGTGGGTTCTGGGCCGGATGTGGTCGGTCGTCTGGCCGCTCATAGTGGGCCTGTTCCTCACGACGTTGACGTGGCCCCTGGCTCGTTTCCTGCGTCGGCACGGGTGGCGTCCCGCCCTGGCCGCGTCGGTGGTGACCGTGCTGTTCCTCCTGGTCGCTACGGGCATCGTGGCGCTGATCGCGGTGCCGGTGGCGGCCGAGTCCGGCGAGCTGACCGACGGTGTGGTCGAAGGCATCCACAAGGTGCGCGAGTGGGCCGCCGGGCCGCCGCTGAACATCGGCGACGACCAGATCACAGGAGCCTTCGACGCCGCGGTCGCCCGCATGCAAAACAGCGTCGGCAGCATGGTCACCACTGTCGTCACGGGGGTGAGCACCGTGGTCAACGGCGTGGTCACTGCCGTCCTGGCGCTCTTCCTGATGTTCTTCTTCCTCAAAGACGGCCCGCGGTTCCTGCCGTGGCTCAGCCGCCAGCTGCCCGGCCGGCTCGCCACCGACGTCCCGATCGTGGCCGCGCGCGGTTGGGACACTCTGAGCGCGTTCGTGCGTTCCCAGGCATTCGTCGGCCTGCTCGACGCCGTCCTCATCGGCCTCGGCCTGTGGGTCCTGGGGGTTCCACTGGTACTCCCGCTGGCGGTGCTGACCTTTGTCTCCGCGTTCGTGCCGATCGTGGGTGCCCTGTTCGCCGGTTTGGTCGCGGTGCTCATCGCGTTGGTCTCGAACGGCCTGACGGACGCGCTGATCGTGCTGGCGATCATCGTCGTGGTGCAGCAGCTCGAGGGCAACGTGTTCCAGCCCATGATCCAAAGCCGCGGGCTCGGCCTGCACGCGGCGGTGGTCCTGCTGGCGGTCACGTTGGGCGGCAGTCTGGCCGGCGTCGTGGGCAGTCTGCTCGCGGTACCGGTAGCCGCGCTGATCGCGGTGGTCTGGAACTACCTGCGCGAGCAGCTCAGTGATCCGCCGCAGGAGCCGGAGACCGACGAGTCGCACACCGCAGCCGCTGTCCCGTCGTGA
- a CDS encoding endonuclease I family protein, with product MSTHRLHRRKPWRMAAVAVAAAGIAAPTAAIATQTSPTPVHTRSAAAVGAFDDTYYKDALGKTGPELKKALHTIVSDQTKLSYDEVWDALKATDEDPKNSANVILLYTGRSQSKDSNGAGNDDWNREHVWAKSHGDLGTDVGPGTDVHHLRPADVSVNSTRGNKDFDAGGDAVEEAPGNYSDSDSFEPRDAVKGDVARMIFYMAVRYDGEDGFVDLEPNDKVGNGSAPHIGRLSVLKEWSKQDPPDALEQKRNQIIYDTFQHNRNPFIDHPEWVDEIWKKDNAST from the coding sequence ATGTCCACCCACCGCTTGCACCGTCGTAAACCCTGGCGCATGGCCGCCGTCGCCGTGGCCGCTGCGGGCATCGCCGCACCTACCGCCGCGATCGCCACCCAGACTTCCCCCACGCCCGTCCACACCCGGTCGGCGGCCGCAGTGGGTGCGTTTGACGACACCTACTACAAGGACGCGCTGGGCAAGACCGGCCCGGAACTCAAGAAGGCGCTGCACACCATAGTCAGCGACCAGACCAAACTCTCCTACGACGAGGTCTGGGACGCCCTGAAGGCCACTGACGAGGACCCCAAGAACTCCGCGAACGTCATCCTCCTCTACACCGGCCGGTCACAGAGCAAAGACAGCAACGGCGCCGGGAACGACGACTGGAACCGCGAGCACGTGTGGGCCAAGTCCCACGGCGACCTCGGCACGGACGTAGGCCCGGGCACGGACGTCCACCACCTGCGCCCGGCAGACGTGTCGGTGAACAGCACCCGTGGGAACAAGGACTTCGACGCCGGCGGCGACGCGGTAGAGGAAGCGCCGGGAAACTACTCCGACAGTGACTCGTTCGAGCCTCGCGACGCGGTCAAGGGCGATGTCGCACGCATGATCTTCTACATGGCTGTCCGCTATGACGGCGAGGACGGTTTCGTGGACCTCGAGCCCAACGACAAGGTCGGCAACGGCTCCGCCCCGCACATCGGCCGTCTGTCGGTCCTGAAGGAATGGAGCAAGCAGGACCCGCCGGACGCCCTCGAGCAGAAGCGCAACCAGATCATCTACGACACGTTCCAGCACAACCGGAACCCGTTCATCGACCATCCCGAATGGGTCGACGAGATCTGGAAGAAGGACAACGCCTCGACCTGA
- a CDS encoding helix-turn-helix transcriptional regulator, with the protein MTSNDLGDFLRAHRARLRPGDVGLASYGRRRVAGLRREEVAVLAGMSADYYTRLEQGREHSPSPQILDALGEALRMSHEERDHLYRLAGTVSDSHRRQPAETASPVLRQLLDGYTNTPAFVLNPALDLLAANVLADALFSPFREADNLARMTFLDPAGRSFYAQWHRAAESVVSHMRQTTGLEPHYPPLHELVRTLIDTSEEFATLWTSHTVYGKTRDAKELIHPEVGALSLNYQSFDVRGAPGQQLVIYHAEPGSPSAQALSLLGTLNATHRRESPAHQADHVTTAPRPTKSASSGPM; encoded by the coding sequence ATGACCAGTAACGATCTAGGGGACTTCCTTCGCGCGCACCGCGCACGACTGAGGCCGGGCGACGTAGGGCTGGCCTCCTACGGCCGACGCCGGGTGGCAGGGCTGCGGCGGGAAGAGGTCGCCGTTCTGGCCGGCATGAGCGCCGACTACTACACCCGTCTGGAACAGGGCCGCGAGCACAGCCCCTCGCCCCAGATCCTCGACGCCCTCGGTGAAGCCCTGCGCATGAGCCACGAGGAGCGCGACCATCTGTACCGCCTGGCCGGCACCGTGTCGGACAGCCACCGAAGGCAACCGGCGGAGACCGCAAGTCCCGTGCTGAGACAGTTGCTCGACGGGTACACGAACACTCCCGCGTTCGTCCTCAACCCCGCTCTGGACCTCCTGGCGGCAAACGTCCTGGCCGACGCCCTCTTCTCCCCGTTCCGGGAAGCGGACAACCTCGCCCGTATGACCTTTCTCGACCCCGCAGGCCGAAGCTTCTACGCCCAATGGCACCGCGCGGCCGAGTCAGTCGTCTCCCACATGCGCCAGACCACCGGCCTCGAACCCCACTACCCGCCGCTGCACGAACTGGTGCGTACCCTCATCGATACCAGCGAGGAATTCGCCACGCTCTGGACCTCGCACACCGTCTATGGAAAGACCCGCGACGCCAAAGAACTCATCCACCCCGAAGTCGGAGCCCTGTCCCTGAACTACCAGTCCTTCGACGTCCGCGGAGCACCTGGTCAACAGCTCGTGATCTACCACGCAGAACCCGGAAGCCCCAGCGCTCAGGCGCTCTCCCTGCTCGGCACCCTCAACGCGACACACCGCCGGGAATCGCCGGCACACCAGGCCGACCACGTCACCACGGCACCCCGCCCCACGAAGTCCGCATCCAGCGGACCGATGTGA
- a CDS encoding SDR family oxidoreductase gives MTRATKAVAITGASSGIGEATARRLATDGHRIFLGARRTDRLERLVEEITSEGGTASFQKLDVTDAASMRAFIDAACSAYGRIDAVVSNAGVMPLSPLEALKTDEWDRMIDVNVRGVLHAIAAALPAMRAQGGGHFVNIASVGAYEVSPTAAVYCATKFAVRAISEGLRQESGGDIRVTLVSPGVTESELADSISDPEAREAMKTYRAVALPASAVADAIAYALAQPSQVDLNEIVIRPAASAQ, from the coding sequence ATGACGCGGGCAACCAAGGCTGTAGCGATCACCGGTGCGAGCAGCGGTATCGGTGAGGCGACGGCACGCCGTCTGGCGACAGACGGACACCGGATCTTTCTCGGGGCACGACGAACCGACCGGCTGGAGCGGCTGGTCGAGGAGATCACCAGCGAGGGCGGGACCGCCTCCTTCCAGAAGCTGGATGTCACCGACGCGGCAAGCATGCGTGCGTTCATCGATGCGGCGTGTTCCGCGTACGGACGGATCGATGCCGTCGTAAGTAACGCGGGCGTGATGCCTCTCTCTCCGCTGGAAGCGCTGAAGACCGATGAGTGGGACCGCATGATCGACGTGAACGTCCGGGGAGTCCTGCACGCAATCGCCGCCGCCCTGCCCGCGATGCGCGCACAGGGCGGTGGGCACTTCGTGAACATCGCCTCCGTCGGCGCATACGAGGTCTCGCCCACCGCCGCCGTCTACTGCGCCACCAAGTTCGCCGTCCGGGCGATCTCCGAAGGACTGCGCCAGGAATCCGGCGGAGACATCCGGGTCACCCTCGTCTCTCCGGGCGTGACCGAGTCCGAACTCGCCGACAGCATCTCCGACCCCGAGGCCAGGGAGGCGATGAAGACCTACCGCGCCGTAGCGCTGCCCGCCTCGGCCGTCGCGGACGCCATTGCCTACGCCCTCGCCCAGCCCTCACAGGTCGACCTGAATGAAATCGTGATCCGTCCCGCCGCAAGCGCCCAGTGA
- a CDS encoding nuclear transport factor 2 family protein: MPPTDADYDSLVRRLRELEDKEALRALMIHGWRALDRKDWQTWSECWAEEAVLEFGPWEKTHGKDAVRAKVAAAESPYPSMQHHILNMHFDVEGDRATGIGYMWFVAVTEPGKTSSPYSMGGPYDWEFRRSPNGWLLTRQRLGVWWTNGEDTQRAFE; the protein is encoded by the coding sequence ATGCCGCCCACTGACGCCGACTACGACAGCCTGGTGCGAAGACTGCGGGAACTGGAGGACAAAGAAGCTCTGCGCGCCCTCATGATCCACGGATGGAGGGCGCTGGACCGTAAGGACTGGCAGACCTGGAGCGAATGTTGGGCCGAGGAGGCGGTCCTCGAGTTCGGGCCTTGGGAGAAGACCCACGGGAAGGACGCTGTCCGGGCGAAGGTGGCAGCGGCGGAATCGCCCTATCCGAGCATGCAGCACCACATCCTGAACATGCATTTCGACGTAGAGGGCGACCGGGCGACCGGCATCGGCTACATGTGGTTCGTCGCGGTCACCGAACCCGGGAAGACCTCTTCCCCCTACTCCATGGGCGGCCCCTACGACTGGGAGTTCAGGCGGAGCCCGAACGGCTGGCTCCTGACCCGCCAACGGCTCGGCGTCTGGTGGACAAACGGCGAAGACACCCAGAGGGCCTTCGAGTAG
- a CDS encoding polyprenyl synthetase, translating to MPYESGPAHGTRPSDAVLLVAGLADIAVTALSSAVGEVRGLLGRSDVAGLAEEGQQEIKARGRLALDRYATVPPAHMEVLARHVVARRSEPDDV from the coding sequence ATGCCATACGAGAGTGGACCGGCGCACGGGACACGACCGAGCGATGCGGTGCTGCTGGTGGCGGGCCTGGCCGACATCGCGGTCACCGCGCTGAGCAGTGCGGTGGGGGAAGTACGGGGGCTGCTGGGCCGGTCGGACGTGGCCGGGCTGGCGGAGGAGGGGCAGCAGGAGATCAAGGCCCGCGGGCGGCTGGCCCTGGACCGCTACGCCACGGTTCCACCGGCGCACATGGAAGTGCTCGCCCGGCATGTGGTCGCCCGGCGCAGTGAACCCGACGATGTCTGA
- a CDS encoding polyprenyl synthetase family protein, with translation MSEGAWQAALKARVDQVLQHFVGQETDALLEIDVDLAPMADQLHVATAHGKRLRAAFCYWGWRAAGQPDSDALVRAAAAMELVHAAAVVHDDLIDHSALRHGVPTAHMALRSATAAGPHPKAAARSLAMLVGDLLMSWAGQLFATCGLPGAYLSRARPLWAVLARELLAGECLEILHTGARPDTDASLKVIRYKTAKYTVEHPLHIGGALAGASPGLREAFSDYGLPLGEAFQLRDDLLGLFGDPERTGKANADDITAHRPTALLAHTWHNASPGARRELGQLLGSRDLDAEGLRRVREIMHTAGAPARIEHMIGERIRIAAAVLDDTSLPAEAARALADLAQMATVRHH, from the coding sequence ATGTCTGAAGGCGCCTGGCAGGCGGCTCTCAAGGCCCGGGTGGACCAGGTGCTCCAGCACTTCGTCGGGCAGGAGACCGACGCGCTGCTGGAGATCGACGTGGACCTGGCTCCGATGGCCGACCAGCTCCATGTCGCCACCGCCCACGGCAAGCGGTTGCGGGCGGCGTTCTGCTATTGGGGATGGCGGGCCGCTGGGCAACCCGACAGCGACGCCCTCGTGCGGGCAGCGGCCGCGATGGAACTCGTGCACGCCGCAGCCGTCGTGCACGACGACCTCATCGACCACAGCGCGCTCCGGCACGGTGTGCCCACCGCCCACATGGCGCTGCGCTCCGCCACGGCCGCCGGCCCGCACCCGAAGGCCGCTGCCCGCTCACTGGCCATGCTGGTGGGTGACCTGCTGATGTCCTGGGCCGGGCAGCTGTTTGCCACTTGCGGTCTGCCGGGTGCCTACCTTTCGCGGGCACGCCCGCTGTGGGCCGTGCTGGCCCGCGAGCTCCTGGCGGGGGAGTGCCTCGAGATCCTGCACACCGGTGCCCGCCCCGACACGGACGCTTCCCTGAAGGTGATCCGTTACAAGACCGCCAAGTACACGGTGGAACACCCGCTGCACATCGGCGGCGCCCTGGCCGGAGCCTCCCCAGGTCTACGCGAGGCCTTCTCCGACTACGGGCTGCCGCTGGGAGAGGCGTTCCAACTACGGGACGACCTGCTCGGGCTGTTCGGAGACCCGGAGCGGACCGGCAAGGCGAACGCGGACGACATCACCGCACACCGGCCCACCGCACTGCTGGCACACACCTGGCACAACGCCTCACCCGGGGCGAGGCGCGAGCTGGGGCAGCTGCTCGGCTCGCGGGACCTCGACGCGGAGGGGCTGCGGCGGGTGCGGGAGATCATGCACACCGCCGGCGCTCCTGCCCGCATCGAGCACATGATCGGCGAGCGCATCCGGATCGCCGCGGCCGTCCTGGACGACACCAGCCTGCCTGCCGAAGCCGCCCGGGCGCTGGCCGACCTGGCGCAGATGGCCACCGTTCGCCATCACTGA
- a CDS encoding oxygenase MpaB family protein, protein MPYTEQSLQSLRLTGDELADATVATLFERGEVGTFNNLMRYVSTAGQDLPEGLPDVAREYLHETSSPPAWVDWDEMEKARLFFIDNNVHISTALSFASMPACYVLPHVAKLLSATHGLQYPSKRMAETGQFTVYLMQPDAFEAGSRFIPAAQKVRLLHASIRHHLRREDRWDTDNLGTAICQEDMIGGQMMFSIQVLDALHRLGIHMTTEGAESYYYAWRVVGAMLGIDQAHAPQDLEQARQFSDLYMTRHMGPSEEGAHLTRQLIDLFEEVVPGTFFDPLVGALIRHLIGDTCADWLQVPRTPWDTAVKAAPALLGILETIEDSSPLGAWALDRLGHLTTLFELSSLTRGRVMHYAIPEHLKKDYDVPSSVPRTRRWTPPAPAVAAL, encoded by the coding sequence ATGCCCTACACCGAGCAGTCCCTCCAAAGCCTGCGCCTGACGGGCGACGAGCTGGCCGACGCCACGGTGGCGACCCTCTTCGAACGCGGAGAGGTCGGCACGTTCAACAACCTCATGCGATACGTCTCCACCGCGGGCCAGGACCTGCCCGAGGGGCTGCCGGACGTGGCCCGCGAGTACCTCCATGAGACCAGCAGCCCGCCGGCCTGGGTGGACTGGGACGAGATGGAAAAGGCCCGGCTGTTCTTCATCGACAACAACGTCCACATCTCCACGGCCCTGTCCTTCGCCTCGATGCCGGCCTGTTACGTCCTGCCGCACGTCGCCAAACTCCTGTCCGCGACCCATGGGCTGCAGTACCCCTCCAAGCGGATGGCGGAGACCGGGCAGTTCACCGTCTACCTCATGCAACCCGATGCCTTCGAAGCCGGCAGCCGCTTCATCCCGGCAGCCCAGAAGGTCCGTCTCCTGCACGCGTCCATCCGCCACCACCTGCGGCGCGAAGACCGCTGGGACACCGACAACCTGGGCACCGCGATTTGCCAGGAGGACATGATCGGCGGACAGATGATGTTCTCCATCCAGGTCCTGGACGCCCTGCACCGGCTCGGCATCCACATGACCACCGAAGGAGCCGAGTCCTACTACTACGCCTGGCGGGTCGTGGGTGCCATGCTCGGCATCGACCAGGCCCACGCGCCACAGGATCTGGAACAAGCCCGGCAGTTCTCCGACTTGTACATGACCCGCCACATGGGGCCCTCCGAGGAGGGCGCCCACCTGACCCGCCAGCTGATCGACCTCTTCGAAGAGGTCGTCCCGGGCACCTTCTTCGATCCCCTCGTCGGCGCCCTCATCCGCCACCTCATCGGCGACACCTGCGCCGACTGGCTGCAGGTCCCGCGCACCCCATGGGACACCGCCGTCAAAGCCGCGCCGGCGCTCCTGGGCATCCTGGAGACGATCGAGGACAGTTCCCCGCTCGGCGCCTGGGCCCTGGACCGGCTCGGCCACCTGACCACCCTCTTCGAACTCAGCTCACTGACCCGCGGCCGAGTCATGCACTACGCCATTCCTGAGCACCTCAAGAAGGACTACGACGTCCCCTCCAGCGTCCCCCGCACCCGCCGCTGGACACCCCCGGCCCCCGCCGTTGCCGCGCTCTGA
- a CDS encoding SDR family oxidoreductase, whose protein sequence is MLAVMSEKTIALVTGANKGIGYEIAAGLGALGWSVGVGARDEQRRKDAVAKLRAAGADAFGVPLDVTDDESVTAAAQLIEERAGRLDVLVNNAGAAGGWPEEPTTIDLETVRRLVETNVIGVIRVTNAMLPLLRHSAHPRIVNQSSHVGSLALQTTPGVDLGGISGAYAPTKTYLNAVTIQYAKELSDTSILINNACPGYVATDLNGFSGTQTPEQGAVIAIRLAALPDDGPTGQLFDDNGAVPW, encoded by the coding sequence ATGCTCGCTGTCATGAGTGAGAAGACAATCGCGCTGGTCACCGGCGCGAACAAGGGAATCGGGTACGAGATCGCGGCCGGGCTGGGCGCATTGGGCTGGAGCGTCGGTGTCGGCGCTCGAGACGAGCAGCGCAGGAAGGACGCCGTGGCGAAACTGCGCGCGGCAGGTGCCGACGCGTTCGGCGTGCCCTTGGACGTGACCGACGACGAGAGCGTGACCGCTGCAGCGCAGCTCATCGAGGAGCGAGCGGGACGCCTTGACGTGCTGGTCAATAACGCCGGCGCTGCAGGCGGTTGGCCGGAGGAGCCCACAACCATCGACCTCGAGACCGTGCGGCGGCTGGTGGAGACCAACGTCATCGGCGTCATCCGGGTCACCAACGCGATGCTGCCGTTGCTGCGCCACTCGGCGCACCCGCGGATCGTCAACCAGTCCAGCCATGTCGGCTCGCTGGCCCTGCAAACCACACCCGGTGTCGACCTTGGAGGGATCAGCGGGGCGTACGCGCCGACGAAGACCTACCTCAACGCCGTCACCATCCAGTACGCCAAGGAGCTGAGCGACACCAGCATCTTGATCAACAACGCCTGCCCCGGTTACGTGGCCACCGACCTCAATGGGTTCAGCGGTACTCAGACCCCTGAGCAGGGCGCGGTGATCGCCATCCGGTTGGCGGCTCTGCCTGACGACGGCCCTACCGGCCAGCTGTTCGACGACAATGGAGCCGTGCCATGGTGA
- a CDS encoding LysR family transcriptional regulator: protein METRELRYFVAIAEELHFGKAARRLEIAQPPLSRAITRLERQLGVTLLERTSRKVTLTEAGAVLLSEGRAILSAVAAAERRTQQAAQRRPRLALAVKSGTAGELLAKLLDAYRAEPGSATVDLLLCEAHQQQKLLQDGQADVALLHLPFDSTVGLDTETLYTEGQVAILPTSHSLAGRSRIRVAEVTALPELPMASWPGPGGSYPEGPGAEVRNLTQLFQLIALGRTTVIMPESASTDLRRDLAAVPVLDAPPVTTVIAWPSQSRLRAVADLIRVATRL from the coding sequence ATGGAGACACGGGAGTTGCGGTACTTCGTCGCCATCGCCGAGGAGCTGCACTTCGGCAAGGCTGCCCGGCGTCTGGAGATAGCCCAGCCGCCCTTGTCCCGCGCGATCACCCGGCTCGAACGACAGCTCGGGGTCACGCTGCTGGAGCGCACCAGCCGCAAGGTCACGCTCACCGAGGCCGGGGCCGTGCTGCTGTCCGAGGGGCGCGCGATCCTCAGCGCGGTAGCCGCAGCTGAGCGGCGTACCCAGCAGGCTGCGCAACGGCGCCCCCGCCTCGCCCTCGCCGTCAAATCCGGCACCGCCGGCGAGTTGTTGGCGAAACTGCTCGATGCCTACCGCGCGGAGCCCGGCTCAGCCACCGTCGATCTGTTGCTCTGTGAGGCGCATCAGCAACAGAAATTGCTGCAGGATGGGCAAGCCGACGTGGCTCTGCTGCACTTGCCATTCGATTCGACGGTCGGACTCGACACCGAAACCCTGTACACCGAGGGACAGGTGGCGATCCTGCCCACCTCTCACTCCCTTGCCGGCCGCTCTCGGATCCGGGTGGCTGAGGTCACCGCGTTGCCGGAACTCCCGATGGCTAGCTGGCCCGGTCCTGGCGGCAGCTACCCGGAGGGACCAGGGGCAGAGGTACGGAACCTGACGCAGCTCTTCCAGCTGATCGCGCTCGGCCGTACCACCGTGATCATGCCCGAGTCCGCCAGCACCGACCTGCGCCGGGATCTCGCCGCCGTGCCGGTCCTGGATGCTCCGCCCGTGACAACGGTGATCGCTTGGCCGTCGCAGAGCCGACTTCGCGCAGTCGCCGACCTGATCCGCGTAGCAACACGTCTTTGA